In Campylobacter sp. RM16187, the DNA window ACGAGACAAATTTAAAAAATTTGAGCTCCGGTGAGCTAAACCGATTGCGTCTTGCATTTATAGCGAGTGAAACGCAAATTTCAGGAAGCGGAAACGGAGTAATAATACTTGATGAGATAGATGCGAATTTAAGCGGAAAAGAGGCGATGAGTATCGCAAATGTGCTTTTAAATTTAGCCAAATTTTATCAAATTTTTGCCATCTCGCATCAGCCGCAACTAAGCTCAAAGGCAAATTCTCACTTTTTAGTTGAAAGACATGGCGAAAAATCAATCGTAAGAGAGCTTGAAAACAGCGAGCGTATATCAGAACTTGCCAGAATGATAAGCGGTGAGAAGATAACAAATGAGGCTTTAAATTTTGCTAGGCAACTTTTGGAGGGTTAAAAATTTTATATTTTAACAAGAAAAAAAATGGTAGCATTGAAGAAAATTATAAATTTAATGTGTAATGGATAACTTATATTTATGAAAAAAAGTAGAATTTTAATAGTAGAAGACAACAAGGCATTGGCAAAACTTATTGCAAAAAAGATGGAAGGCAACGTCGAAATGGATATAGACGTAGCCCATAGTATGGCTGAAGCGGAAGTTTTTTTAGCTAAACCAAGCGAATATTTTATAGCCTTGCTTGATCTGAATTTGCCTGACGCTCCAAATGGAGAGATAGTAGATTATGTGATTTCAAAAGGTATTGCGGCGATAGTGCTAACAGGAAGCCTTGATCCTAAGACTAGAGAAATATTTATACATAAAGATATAGTGGATTATGTTTACAAGAACAATATGGATGACATAAACTATATATTTCAAATGATAAATAGGCTTATTAAAAATAAACAGTATAAGGTTATGATCATTGAAGATTCGATGCCTTTTAGAAATAATATTAAAAAAATTCTAACAAGTCTTCAGTTTCAGGTATTTACAGCCGCTCATGGCGAGGAGGCTATGAGCTATTTTGCCGATCACCCCGACATAAAGCTTGTTATAACTGATTATAGAATGCCTATTAAGGATGGCCTTGGAGTTTTAAAAGAGCTTAGAAAAGAAAACGATAAGAACAAGCTTGGAATAATAGTTATTACATCTCCAAAAGAAGAGGTTAATGCCTCTATATTTCTTAAAAACGGAGCAAATGATTTTATCGCAAAGCCTTTTGAAAAAGAGGAATTTATATGCAGGATACATAATACCATAGAGGCTATAGAAAATATTAATAGAATTGCAAATTTTGCGAATCATGATTTTTTGACAGGTGTTTATAATAGAAGGTATTTTTATGCCAATATGGAGGAGTATTTAAGTAAGCATGAGGAATTCTTTGAACCTTACGCGATAGCTATGCTTGACATAGATCATTTTAAGAGCATTAATGACACTTATGGTCATGATGGCGGAGATAAGGTGCTTCAGTTTTTGGCAAAAAAATTAGTAGATGAGACAAAAGGAAACGATATTGTGGCTAGATTTGGAGGGGAGGAATTTTGTATAGTTCTTAAAAATATCTCCAAAGAAGAGGCTATTAAATTTTTTGTAAATTTAAGATCTAATATTGCGTCTCAATCCATAACTCTAAAAAAAGAGAGTTTTAAATTTACCGTTTCTATCGGTGTTGCATTTGGAAGAAGCGATTATTCTTTAGATGAAATTTTAGAATTTGCAGACGGCGCATTGTATGAAGCTAAGGAGAATGGTAGAAATAGGGTAGAGGTAGCTGGATGATAATAGATACGCATTGTCATCTTGATGATAATAGATACGATGAAGATCTTGATATGGTTATGCAAAATGCCTATAGTGGCGGCATTGGTGGGGTTTTGATACCTGGTGCTGATATTAAAGATTTACCAAAAGCTGCTAGAATAGCCAATGCTTATAAAAATGTTTTTTTTGCAGTGGGTGTTCATCCGTATCATATAGATGATTTTGATGAGAATGAGTTACGTAAATTTGCTAAGAACAGCAAATGTATAGCTGTAGGCGAATGCGGACTTGATTATTTTAGGCTACCAAAAGATGAGAGTGAGAAATTAGCCGAAAAAGAGTCTCAGAAGAGGGTTTTTAAGGCTCAGCTTGATTTGGCTGTAGAGCTTAATCTACCTGTAATTTTGCATATTAGAGACTCTAATGAGGATTGTTATAATATATTAAAAGAGTATGCAAGTAGGCTAAAAGGGGCGGTTTTGCATTGTTATAACGCATCGCCATTACTATTAGATCTTAGTAAATTTGGAAAATTTTATTTTGGAATCGGCGGAGTTTTAACATTTAAAAATGCTAAAAATTTAGTGGAAATTTTGCCTAAAATTCCAAGGGATAAGTTACTTATCGAAACAGATGGGCCATATCTTTCGCCTGAGCCATATAGAGGCAGGAGAAATGAGCCTTTTTATACGCAATTTGTTGCACAAAGAATGAGTGAAATTTTAGATTTAGAAAAAGAGGAGATAATTAGAATAACCACGCAAAATGCTAAAATGCTTTTTGGAAATTTTAATACCGAATAAATAAGGAGAAAAATGAGAATTTTAAAAATAGTTTTTTTGTGTATGACATGTACTATGTTTTTATCTGCTTCGACTATGAATAAAAACGTTAAAGATGTAACCGAATCACAAAAAAAAGTATTGAAAGAATTTGACATAGACTATAAATTTCTAACCAGTCCTTACTATAAAACAGTTAAAAATAGTATCAAAGATAGTAAGAAAAAAGAATTTGCAAGGACAATAGAGAACGGATATAGGCATATTCCTGTTTTGCAAAAAATTATTAAAGATTCAGGTATCCCGGAGTCGTTTTTATATCTTGCGATGATAGAATCCGGTTTTTCCAACGAGGTTGTATCAAGAGTTAAAG includes these proteins:
- a CDS encoding TatD family hydrolase, which encodes MIIDTHCHLDDNRYDEDLDMVMQNAYSGGIGGVLIPGADIKDLPKAARIANAYKNVFFAVGVHPYHIDDFDENELRKFAKNSKCIAVGECGLDYFRLPKDESEKLAEKESQKRVFKAQLDLAVELNLPVILHIRDSNEDCYNILKEYASRLKGAVLHCYNASPLLLDLSKFGKFYFGIGGVLTFKNAKNLVEILPKIPRDKLLIETDGPYLSPEPYRGRRNEPFYTQFVAQRMSEILDLEKEEIIRITTQNAKMLFGNFNTE
- a CDS encoding GGDEF domain-containing response regulator, whose product is MKKSRILIVEDNKALAKLIAKKMEGNVEMDIDVAHSMAEAEVFLAKPSEYFIALLDLNLPDAPNGEIVDYVISKGIAAIVLTGSLDPKTREIFIHKDIVDYVYKNNMDDINYIFQMINRLIKNKQYKVMIIEDSMPFRNNIKKILTSLQFQVFTAAHGEEAMSYFADHPDIKLVITDYRMPIKDGLGVLKELRKENDKNKLGIIVITSPKEEVNASIFLKNGANDFIAKPFEKEEFICRIHNTIEAIENINRIANFANHDFLTGVYNRRYFYANMEEYLSKHEEFFEPYAIAMLDIDHFKSINDTYGHDGGDKVLQFLAKKLVDETKGNDIVARFGGEEFCIVLKNISKEEAIKFFVNLRSNIASQSITLKKESFKFTVSIGVAFGRSDYSLDEILEFADGALYEAKENGRNRVEVAG